The sequence TTCACAGAACCAGCACAAGCATTTAAAGATGCTGGGCATCAAGTGATCACAATCGACATACAGGCTGGAAAAGATATTACTGGTAAGAAAGGTGAAACAGTAAAAATAGATAAAGGAATTGGGGAAGTTAATCCTCAAGACTTTGATGCTTTACTAATCCCTGGCGGCTTCTCTCCTGACTTATTACGTGAAGATGACCGTTTTGGTGAATTCGCAAAAGTATTTATACAAGAAGGTAAACCTGTTTTTGCCATTTGCCATGGCCCACAAGTATTAATTGATACAGACCTATTAAAAGGGGTCGACATAACAGGTTTCAAATCAATAAGGAACGATCTCAAAAATGCAGGTGCTAACTACAAAGATGAAGAAGTTGTGGTAAGCAATAATATTGTAACAAGCCGTTTTCCGGATGATATTCCTGCCTTTAATCGTGAATCCTTAAAATTATTAGCTGAATAATATCGTTTTAGAAATAAAATGATCAATACAAAAAAGGTTTTAGGAAGGAAGGGCTTTACTATGTCATTAAATGGTAAACGAGTAGTTGTTTTAGGGGGTACTTCTGGTATTGGTTTAGCAACTGCTAAAGCGTTTCTAGATCATTCTGCTCAAGTGATCATTGCCAGCCGTTCTGTTTCCAAATTAAATGAAGCAAAACAAGTTCTTCGTGGCAGTGTAGAAGCAATTGAAATCGATTTTCGAAGCGAAGAAAAAGTAGCAGAATTTTTCAGTAAGGTTGGAAAATTTGACCACCTTGTGGTTACAGCAGGTGAAGGCGCAATGGGGCACTTTAGCGAACTGCCTGTGGCAAGTGCTAAAGAGGCGTTTGATAGTAAATTCTGGGGGCAATATATTACTGTCCGTTCAGCACTTCCATATTTAAGCAATGAGAGCTCAATCACCCTAACCTCTGGTGTATATGGCGTTCGTCCTCCTCAAGGCGCTACTACGTTAGCAGCAATCAATTCAGCCATTGAAGGATTGGTTCGAGGACTTTCCGTAGACCTAGCCCCTATTAGGGTAAACGTGGTTTCACCTGGAATTGTAGACACTCCAATCTATGCTGGAATGTCAGATGATCAGAGGCAAGCACTGTTCAACGGCCTTGCACAACAGCTCCCTGTTGGACGGATTGCAAAGCCGGAAGACATAGCTGAAACCTATGTATATCTTGCTAAAAATGGTTTTACTACTGGGACGGCTGTTCTTATTGATGGTGGTGCTCACTTAGTATAATGCCTAAATGGATGTTGAACCGAAGCTTACCACCCTACCAAGCAGCAGTTCTAACTAAAATGGAAATAAGGTAAGAATAGAGTGATTTACTAGTGGCAATACTGCAAAAGAGTATTGCCACCTTTTTTGTTCAATGAGTACATAAAAAGATACAAAAGGAAGTGTTGAATTTTTAATGAGTGTACAGGACGAAAATAAATTAACAAAAATAAGAAATTCCCTTGAAAGTTCTGTAGTTACATTGCCTGATGGAACTTCTCTACCAGGAATAGGACAAGGAACTTGGTACATGGGAGAAAAACCTCAAATGAGAGAAAGGGAAATCAAAGCTTTACAACTCGGAATAGAATTAGGCATGAAACTAATAGATACGGCGGAATTGTATGGTGATGGCGATTCTGAACGCTTAGTAGGTGAAGCAATTAAAGGACGTAGAGATGACGTCTTTTTAGTATCAAAGGTATATCCTCATCATGCAGGATTAGATATGATTGACAAAGCGTGTGAAAACAGTCTAAAAAGGCTGGGAACCGATCATCTTGATTTGTACCTTTTACACTGGCGAGGACGTGTGCCATTAGCAGAAACCATTGAAGGAATGGAAAAGCTACGCAAGGAAGGAAAAATAGAAAGGTGGGGAGTTTCCAATTTTGATACCGATGATATGAAAGAGTTATGGAACACCACTAACGGAAGAAATTGTATGACTAATCAAGTGTTATATCATCTTGGTTCAAGGGGTATAGATTATGATCTCTTACCATGGCAGAGAGATCATCACATGCCTATTATGGCATATAGCCCGCTAGCTCAAGGAGGTTTATTAAGAAGACAATTATTAACGGATCCAACCATTAAAGAGATTGCAGAAAAATATGCTGTACACCCCTTACAAATCGCTCTCGCTTGGACAATCCGTTCTAACGATTGTCTAGCTATTCCAAAAGCTGTTCAAGAAGAACATGTACTAGCAAATGCGAAAGCTACTATCATTGAATTAAGAAAAGAGGATTTAAATAGACTTGATGAGGTATTTCCAC is a genomic window of Rossellomorea sp. y25 containing:
- a CDS encoding SDR family oxidoreductase, encoding MSLNGKRVVVLGGTSGIGLATAKAFLDHSAQVIIASRSVSKLNEAKQVLRGSVEAIEIDFRSEEKVAEFFSKVGKFDHLVVTAGEGAMGHFSELPVASAKEAFDSKFWGQYITVRSALPYLSNESSITLTSGVYGVRPPQGATTLAAINSAIEGLVRGLSVDLAPIRVNVVSPGIVDTPIYAGMSDDQRQALFNGLAQQLPVGRIAKPEDIAETYVYLAKNGFTTGTAVLIDGGAHLV
- a CDS encoding type 1 glutamine amidotransferase domain-containing protein, with protein sequence MSKKIATLITDLFEDVEFTEPAQAFKDAGHQVITIDIQAGKDITGKKGETVKIDKGIGEVNPQDFDALLIPGGFSPDLLREDDRFGEFAKVFIQEGKPVFAICHGPQVLIDTDLLKGVDITGFKSIRNDLKNAGANYKDEEVVVSNNIVTSRFPDDIPAFNRESLKLLAE
- a CDS encoding aldo/keto reductase, whose protein sequence is MSVQDENKLTKIRNSLESSVVTLPDGTSLPGIGQGTWYMGEKPQMREREIKALQLGIELGMKLIDTAELYGDGDSERLVGEAIKGRRDDVFLVSKVYPHHAGLDMIDKACENSLKRLGTDHLDLYLLHWRGRVPLAETIEGMEKLRKEGKIERWGVSNFDTDDMKELWNTTNGRNCMTNQVLYHLGSRGIDYDLLPWQRDHHMPIMAYSPLAQGGLLRRQLLTDPTIKEIAEKYAVHPLQIALAWTIRSNDCLAIPKAVQEEHVLANAKATIIELRKEDLNRLDEVFPQPTRKMPLDII